Genomic window (Marinilabiliales bacterium):
CTTCAAGCATGGGGTTGCTGTTGATTTTTTCCGTCACAAATATTTTAAGCTCACCGGGCTCCTTTCCTGTCATTTCTGATGCCTCTCTCAGTGTACTGTAAATAAGTCCCGCATTTTCCCGTTGCTCAGGTGTAAGCAGTTCATTGCGGGAGCTCATTGCAAGCCCGTGATCTTCCCTGACCGTTTTGCAGGGCCTTATCTCTACCGGCAAACCCAGCATTGATGTCATTCTTCGGACCACTGCCAGCTGCTGGATATCCTTCTCTCCGAAATAGGCCCTGTGTGGCCTGATAATTGAAAAAAGCCTGCTTACCACCTGTGCCACGCCGCTGAAATGGCCGGGCCTGAACTTACCTTCCATAATATTGTCAAGATTGCCGAAATCAAAGGTGCGGCGGTCCGGACGGGGATAGATTGTTTTTACACCAGGCATGAACATCACATCACAGCCGGCAGCAGAGAGAAGTTCCATATCTCTTGCCGTATCGCGGGGGTATTTTTTCAGATCGGCAGGGTCATTGAACTGTGTCGGATTGACAAAGACAGAAACTACGGTAATATCGTTCTCGCTCATACAGCAATTCACAAGGGAAAGATGTCCGCTGTGCAGTGCACCCATGGTCGGCACAAGTCCGATACCCCTTTCTTCTTTCCTGGCAGGGGCAAGGACCCGCCGGATTTCCTGAATTGTCTTTGCAACAAACATGTCAGTGAGGGATGCTTTTGATAACTGATGCGAAGGTAGTCAATATTCAGGATCACCCGAAATTTTGCCATAAATACCAGGTTAATCCATACCGTGGTCAATAATTCCAGGCATGGATCTGCTTGCCTGCTTATGAACCATGTTGCGGTATCCGGCAACCTGTTAAGTTATCGAATTTTTTTATTATCTTTGCAAGTCGAAACAAGCCAGGATACACTCCGCGATCCGTTTACCGGTTACTGTTTCAGGATGGCGGTGTGCAACAGAAAGTTAAATACACAGGTGGCCCGATGGAAAAGACCAAGGTTCTTTACATTTCCCAGGAGATAAGCCCTTATCTCCCTGAAACGGAGATGTCTGTTATTGGGAGAAATCTTCCGCAGGGAGTTCAGGAGAGGGGACGGGAGATAAGAACGTTCATGCCGAGGTTCGGCTGCGTAAACGAGAGACGGAACCAGCTGCACGAAGTTATACGGCTGTCCGGCATGAACCTGATAATTGACGATACAGATCACCCCCTAATCATTAAGGTAGCCTCCATTCAGTGTGCCAGAATGCAGGTTTATTTTATAGACAACGAAGATTATTTCCAGAGAAAGAGTACGCTCGCCGATGAACAGGGTGTCTATTTTGAGGATAATGATGAACGGCTGATATTTTTTGCAAGGGGCGTTCTGGAGACCGTTAAGAAACTGCGATGGCCACCCGACATAGTTCATTGTCATGGCTGGTTCTCCGCCCTTGTCCCGTTATATCTGAAAAAGGCTTACGGTGAAGAGCCTCTGTTTCAGAGATCAAGGATCATTTATTCACTCTATAACGACAGGTTCACGGGGAACCTGAACAAGGCCTTCAAAAAGAAACTTTTGATTGAAGGCATCACCGACAAGGATGTCAGCATGCTGAATCCACCTAATTATACAAACCTTTCCAAGCTTGCCATCAATTACGCCGATGGCATCATCTTCGGATCCGCCGATGTTGATTCAAATCTTAAAGATCATGTTGCAAAGGAAAAAAAACCGGTTCTTGAATACCAACCGGCCGATGATTACGTTGATCTTTACTCGGACTTTTATGATAATTTATTAAACGGATCCTTCAATGTCTCCAATTGACTCTATTACCCGGAAAGCTGCAACAACTACATTTGATTTATTAAGGAAGATTCCCGTATTGCTTTTTCTTACAGGAGTATTTACATTCCTCACTTCCTGCGAGGAATCGAGCTTTGTCGGACTTGAGGTGCAGCCTCCCTCTGACCGGTTCAATATCAAGACTATAGAAGACGGAGATATTTCAACATCGGTATGGTCACGGGATTCAATACTTGCCATCGATCACCCGCGGTCGTTGCTCGGTGTTTTGAACGACCCAGTCTTCGGCAGGATGAATGCTTCATTTGTTACCCAAATCGGGGTGTGGGACCAGATTGATTTCGGCGACTTGCCTGTTTTTGACTCCCTGGTGCTTTACCTTGTTGTTACAGGTTCATACGGACGGGGAACAGAAGAGCAGGAGATAACAGTCTGGGAGCTTAGTGAGGATATAGATTATACAGCAAGATATTATTCAAATTTTGATCCGCTTCCCGGGGTATATGCCGATGAGCCTCTTGCCAGTCAAAAGATAGGCGTGCCGGCCGGTGACACACTTATATCATTTCATCTGACCAACCAGCGTGTGCAGGATAAGCTGCTTTTTGCACCCGATTCGTCTGTCCTGTCCCTCAGTGCTTTTTTAAGATATTTCAAGGGGATTTACGTGGATGTCGCACTTGATGATGACAACGCCAGGGGTTCTGTCTACACCATAAACCTGAACCACGCCAGTTCAAAACTGTCCCTCTTCTACAGGAATGAGAATACTCCCGATACGGTCGATACAAACTTCAGGTATGACTTCATAATCAATGAAGGGGCAAACAGGATCAACATCCTCAGCCAGGATTACGAAAATGCGGTGTTCAGCGACAGGATCGGAATGACAGGTACCGGTGATTCTCTCTACTACATCCAGGGAGGCGGGGGCATGATTTCCAGGCTTGAGTTTGAAAACCTGCATGCCTGGCGCGATTCGATGCCCGTCAGCATAACCTCGGCAACAATTTACATCCCTGTTAATAAGGGCTCTTATAACGAGGATTTTCCACTGCCGGGCAAGGTAGCGCTTTTCGAAAGGAGTGAAGAGGGAATGCTTACCGGCGTGCCTGATTTCGGACTCGGCGATGCCTACTTCGGCGGGAGCTATGATGAAGAGAAAGGTGCCTATGTGATGAGGGTCACAAACTGGTTCCAGAACTATGTCAAGGGAAACAAGGTACACGATTACCTTTACCTGAGCGTCAGGGAAGGCGGCACCAATCCCCACAGGGCCGTACTGACCAACAGCCTTCATTCTGAAGGCGGGCCCTGGCTTGAAATAAAATATACAAGACACTAAAGTATGTGTGGAATTGTAGGTTACACAGGTCACCGTCAGGCATACCCGGTTCTGATGGATGGTCTGGCCAAGCTTGAATACCGGGGTTATGATTCGGCCGGTATTTCTCTCTTTGGCAAAAAGCCCACCGTCTTTAAATG
Coding sequences:
- a CDS encoding pantoate--beta-alanine ligase, which produces MFVAKTIQEIRRVLAPARKEERGIGLVPTMGALHSGHLSLVNCCMSENDITVVSVFVNPTQFNDPADLKKYPRDTARDMELLSAAGCDVMFMPGVKTIYPRPDRRTFDFGNLDNIMEGKFRPGHFSGVAQVVSRLFSIIRPHRAYFGEKDIQQLAVVRRMTSMLGLPVEIRPCKTVREDHGLAMSSRNELLTPEQRENAGLIYSTLREASEMTGKEPGELKIFVTEKINSNPMLEVEYFEIVRSSDLRPVESRAGLDDDLIGCIAVRTGSVRLIDNVFFPNFDRYDDRDP
- a CDS encoding glycogen synthase, yielding MEKTKVLYISQEISPYLPETEMSVIGRNLPQGVQERGREIRTFMPRFGCVNERRNQLHEVIRLSGMNLIIDDTDHPLIIKVASIQCARMQVYFIDNEDYFQRKSTLADEQGVYFEDNDERLIFFARGVLETVKKLRWPPDIVHCHGWFSALVPLYLKKAYGEEPLFQRSRIIYSLYNDRFTGNLNKAFKKKLLIEGITDKDVSMLNPPNYTNLSKLAINYADGIIFGSADVDSNLKDHVAKEKKPVLEYQPADDYVDLYSDFYDNLLNGSFNVSN
- a CDS encoding DUF4270 family protein codes for the protein MSPIDSITRKAATTTFDLLRKIPVLLFLTGVFTFLTSCEESSFVGLEVQPPSDRFNIKTIEDGDISTSVWSRDSILAIDHPRSLLGVLNDPVFGRMNASFVTQIGVWDQIDFGDLPVFDSLVLYLVVTGSYGRGTEEQEITVWELSEDIDYTARYYSNFDPLPGVYADEPLASQKIGVPAGDTLISFHLTNQRVQDKLLFAPDSSVLSLSAFLRYFKGIYVDVALDDDNARGSVYTINLNHASSKLSLFYRNENTPDTVDTNFRYDFIINEGANRINILSQDYENAVFSDRIGMTGTGDSLYYIQGGGGMISRLEFENLHAWRDSMPVSITSATIYIPVNKGSYNEDFPLPGKVALFERSEEGMLTGVPDFGLGDAYFGGSYDEEKGAYVMRVTNWFQNYVKGNKVHDYLYLSVREGGTNPHRAVLTNSLHSEGGPWLEIKYTRH